In Flavobacterium endoglycinae, one DNA window encodes the following:
- a CDS encoding NADH:flavin oxidoreductase, translating to MSTNNLFSPFNLKTLNLKNRIVMAPMTRSFSPNGVPTDDVAAYYQKRAEGEVGLILSEGTVIDRKSSSNDANVPHFYGDLALSGWKKVIDGVHAAGGKMGPQIWHMGIMDNHHSGWVPPVPFEGPSGLNRPDFRNGIAMSEKDIENTILAFGKAAADAKRLGFDTIEIHGAHGYLIDQFFRAETNLRDDIYGGKTLPERNRFAIEVIKEIRKQVGNDFAVIMRFSQFKPSDYNYKLAKNPQELEAWLTPLVDAGVDIIHASQRRFWEPEFEDSDLNFAGWAKKVTGAPTITVGSVGLSGDFFGAFAGESSQPTSLDELNRRFDRGDFDLVAVGRPLLSDPNWVAKIKAGKTNELKGFSKEALGQLVLE from the coding sequence ATGAGTACAAACAACCTGTTTTCACCATTTAACTTAAAAACGTTAAATCTGAAAAACCGAATCGTAATGGCGCCAATGACGCGCTCTTTTTCTCCTAACGGAGTTCCAACTGATGATGTAGCCGCTTACTACCAAAAAAGAGCGGAAGGCGAAGTTGGATTAATTTTATCTGAAGGAACTGTTATTGACAGAAAATCTTCTTCTAATGATGCGAATGTTCCTCACTTTTATGGCGACTTAGCTTTAAGCGGATGGAAAAAAGTAATTGATGGAGTTCATGCTGCGGGCGGAAAAATGGGACCGCAGATCTGGCATATGGGAATTATGGACAATCACCATTCTGGATGGGTGCCGCCTGTTCCATTTGAAGGTCCGTCTGGTTTAAACCGACCTGATTTTAGAAATGGTATTGCTATGTCTGAAAAAGATATTGAAAATACTATTTTGGCTTTCGGAAAAGCTGCTGCTGATGCAAAAAGATTAGGTTTTGATACCATCGAAATTCATGGAGCGCACGGTTATTTAATCGACCAGTTCTTTAGAGCCGAAACGAATTTGCGAGACGATATTTACGGAGGAAAAACACTTCCAGAACGTAATCGTTTTGCTATTGAAGTCATAAAAGAAATCAGAAAACAAGTAGGAAATGATTTCGCCGTAATCATGCGTTTTTCTCAGTTCAAACCTTCAGATTACAATTATAAACTGGCTAAAAATCCACAGGAATTAGAAGCTTGGCTTACTCCTCTTGTTGATGCGGGTGTTGATATTATTCACGCTTCACAACGTCGTTTCTGGGAACCAGAATTTGAAGATTCTGATTTGAACTTTGCTGGATGGGCTAAAAAAGTAACAGGTGCACCAACTATTACAGTTGGTTCTGTTGGACTTTCTGGCGATTTCTTTGGTGCATTTGCAGGAGAAAGCTCTCAACCTACTTCATTAGACGAATTAAACAGACGTTTCGACAGAGGCGATTTTGATTTGGTTGCTGTGGGAAGACCTCTTTTATCTGATCCAAATTGGGTGGCAAAAATCAAAGCTGGAAAAACTAATGAATTAAAAGGTTTCAGCAAAGAAGCTTTAGGACAATTGGTTTTGGAATAA
- a CDS encoding acyltransferase family protein, with amino-acid sequence MNIQPKKHYEILDGLRGVAAILVVAFHIFEAFGGGNRFIQIINHGYLAVDFFFLLSGFVVAYAYDDRWGNMTQWEFYKRRLIRLQPMVILGMIIGALFYYFQASDILFPQIAAMPVWKVILTMIIGFTLLPIPPSMEIRGWGEMHPLNGPAWSLFFEYIANILYALFFRKFSNKVLSVFVLIFAGLLINYTVFGPKGDVIGGWSLNIAQMNVGFTRLLYPFFAGVLLSRLGKLIHIKGAFWICSILITIVLALPRFGDENTLWMNGLYESFCIILVFPIIVAIGAGGQIKSQFSNKVCKLLGDISYPIYITHYPLIYWFTAWVVDNKVTINQGYGVGIGVLVASIVLAYLCLKLYDEPVRKWLQNKFQKIVN; translated from the coding sequence ATGAATATTCAACCTAAAAAACATTACGAGATTCTAGACGGTCTGCGCGGAGTTGCGGCTATTTTAGTAGTGGCGTTTCATATTTTTGAAGCTTTTGGCGGCGGAAACCGTTTTATACAAATTATCAATCACGGCTATCTGGCTGTTGATTTCTTTTTTCTTTTATCGGGATTTGTGGTGGCGTATGCCTATGATGACCGCTGGGGAAACATGACGCAATGGGAATTCTACAAACGCCGATTGATTCGTTTACAACCAATGGTGATCCTTGGAATGATCATTGGGGCTCTCTTTTACTATTTTCAAGCATCAGACATATTATTCCCTCAGATTGCTGCAATGCCGGTTTGGAAAGTAATTTTAACCATGATTATTGGTTTTACTTTACTGCCAATTCCGCCTTCTATGGAAATTAGAGGCTGGGGCGAAATGCATCCTTTAAATGGTCCGGCATGGTCACTTTTTTTCGAATATATTGCAAACATCTTGTACGCCCTGTTTTTCCGTAAATTTTCGAACAAAGTATTATCAGTTTTTGTGCTGATATTTGCCGGACTGTTAATTAACTATACAGTTTTTGGACCCAAAGGAGATGTGATAGGAGGCTGGTCGCTGAACATAGCGCAAATGAATGTTGGCTTTACCCGATTATTATATCCGTTTTTTGCTGGAGTTTTATTATCTCGTTTAGGAAAATTGATTCATATAAAAGGCGCATTCTGGATTTGCAGTATATTAATCACAATTGTTTTGGCACTTCCTAGATTTGGAGATGAAAATACTTTGTGGATGAATGGTCTATACGAATCATTCTGCATTATTCTAGTATTTCCTATTATTGTGGCAATTGGAGCAGGCGGTCAGATTAAAAGCCAATTCTCAAACAAAGTATGTAAACTTTTAGGCGACATTTCATACCCAATTTACATTACACATTATCCACTTATTTATTGGTTTACGGCTTGGGTTGTAGATAATAAAGTAACTATAAATCAAGGATACGGAGTAGGAATTGGTGTTTTAGTTGCCAGTATTGTTCTTGCTTATTTATGTTTAAAATTATATGACGAACCAGTTCGTAAATGGCTTCAGAATAAATTTCAAAAAATAGTTAATTAA
- a CDS encoding DUF1349 domain-containing protein, whose product MKRILLLSTIFILFQNLSAQTLSKMQWFNEPEKWEIKNNALIMNVTANSDYWRISHYGFTVDDAPFYYANYGGEFEAKVKLTGNYIARFDQMGLMIRTDEKNYIKTGVEFVDGKFNVSTVVTHEKSDWSVTTLEKAPPFIWIKVVRRLDAIEVFYSLDDKNYILTRNAPLEDNKPVMVGLMAASPDGKGFEAKFENFTVKHLPDQRRLEWLKNHQ is encoded by the coding sequence ATGAAACGAATACTATTACTGAGTACAATCTTTATTTTATTTCAAAATCTTTCAGCGCAGACATTAAGTAAAATGCAGTGGTTCAATGAACCTGAAAAATGGGAAATTAAAAACAATGCCCTAATTATGAATGTTACTGCAAATAGTGATTACTGGAGAATTTCGCATTATGGTTTTACAGTAGACGATGCTCCGTTTTATTATGCGAATTATGGTGGTGAATTTGAAGCAAAAGTAAAACTAACCGGAAATTATATTGCTCGTTTTGACCAGATGGGTTTAATGATTCGTACAGATGAAAAAAACTACATTAAAACAGGAGTAGAGTTTGTTGATGGAAAATTCAATGTGAGTACAGTTGTAACACATGAAAAAAGCGATTGGAGCGTTACTACTTTAGAAAAAGCACCTCCATTTATCTGGATTAAAGTAGTTAGAAGATTAGATGCTATTGAGGTCTTTTATTCTTTGGATGATAAAAACTACATTTTGACGAGAAATGCACCTTTAGAAGATAATAAACCAGTAATGGTAGGATTAATGGCTGCTTCTCCTGATGGAAAAGGTTTTGAAGCAAAATTCGAAAACTTCACCGTAAAGCATTTACCAGACCAAAGAAGATTAGAATGGCTTAAAAATCATCAGTAA
- a CDS encoding glycoside hydrolase family 3 C-terminal domain-containing protein: MFKNVKTIVVLVLLSSFGLNAQNKVPVYLDDKKPISERVEDALKRMTTEEKIAMIHAQSKFSSPGVKRLGIPENWMTDGPHGIRTEVKWDEWDQAGWTNDSCIAFPALTALSSTWNKELSSLYGKSIGEEARYRNKNVLLGPGVNIYRSPLNGRNFEYMGEDPFLAAKMVVPYIKGVQSNGVAACVKHFALNNQETNRNSVNVIVDDRALYEIYLPAFKAAVQEGEVWSIMGSYNKYKGQQCCHNEYLLNDILRGEWGFKGVVVSDWGGVNDTKQAIHNGLDMEFGSWTNGLSWGTSNAYDNYYLAKPYSEMIKKGEVGTKELDEKVRRILRLAFLTTMDRNRPFGSFGTEEHALAGRKIAEEGIVLLQNNNNILPINLSKTKKIAVIGENAIKMMTVGGGSSSLKARYEITPLEGLKKRIGNQAEIVYARGYVGDPTSNYNGVVAKVSLEEKRPQAELTAEALKIAKDADIVLFIGGLNKSPNQDDEGHDRKELNLPYGQDKLISELAKVNKNIVFINISGNAVAMPWIKEVPGVVQGWFLGTEAGNALANVLVGDVNPSGKLSFTFPVKLNDNGAHALGEFPGGDDVKYNEGIFVGYRWADKNKIKPLFPFGHGLSYTTFAYGKVTADKKQITAGDKITFSVSVKNTGSRDGSEVVQLYISDLKSSLPRPIKELKGFEKVALKAGEEKTVTFTIDKTALSFFDDKKHDWVAEPGAFEAVIGASSADIKSKVEFSLQ; this comes from the coding sequence ATGTTTAAAAACGTTAAAACAATCGTTGTTTTAGTTTTATTGAGTTCATTCGGATTGAATGCACAAAATAAAGTTCCGGTTTATCTTGATGATAAAAAGCCAATTAGTGAGCGTGTAGAGGATGCGCTTAAGCGAATGACAACCGAAGAAAAAATTGCCATGATTCATGCGCAGTCTAAATTTAGTTCTCCAGGTGTAAAACGTCTTGGAATTCCAGAAAACTGGATGACAGATGGTCCTCACGGAATTCGTACTGAAGTAAAATGGGACGAATGGGATCAGGCAGGATGGACAAACGATTCTTGTATTGCTTTCCCAGCTCTTACAGCACTTTCTTCAACTTGGAACAAAGAATTGTCTTCTTTATATGGTAAATCTATTGGTGAAGAAGCGCGTTACCGTAACAAAAACGTATTATTAGGACCTGGTGTAAACATCTACAGAAGCCCATTAAACGGACGTAACTTCGAATATATGGGAGAAGATCCGTTCCTGGCTGCCAAAATGGTAGTTCCTTATATTAAAGGAGTACAATCAAACGGGGTTGCTGCCTGTGTAAAACACTTTGCATTAAACAATCAAGAAACAAACCGTAACTCTGTAAACGTAATCGTAGACGATCGTGCTTTATACGAAATCTATCTTCCGGCTTTTAAAGCAGCGGTTCAAGAAGGTGAAGTTTGGTCTATCATGGGATCATACAATAAATATAAAGGTCAGCAGTGCTGCCACAACGAATATTTGTTAAACGATATTCTTCGTGGAGAATGGGGCTTCAAAGGAGTCGTGGTTTCTGACTGGGGTGGAGTAAACGATACGAAACAAGCTATTCACAATGGTTTGGATATGGAATTTGGTTCTTGGACAAATGGTCTTTCATGGGGAACAAGCAATGCTTATGATAACTATTATTTAGCAAAACCATATTCTGAAATGATTAAAAAAGGAGAAGTTGGAACTAAAGAATTAGATGAAAAAGTACGTCGCATTCTTCGTTTGGCTTTCTTAACTACAATGGACAGAAACCGTCCGTTTGGATCTTTTGGAACAGAAGAACACGCTTTAGCAGGTCGTAAAATTGCCGAAGAAGGAATTGTATTATTACAAAACAACAATAACATTCTGCCAATCAATCTTTCTAAAACGAAAAAGATTGCTGTAATTGGTGAAAATGCTATCAAAATGATGACAGTTGGAGGAGGAAGTTCTTCTCTAAAAGCAAGATACGAAATCACACCTCTTGAAGGATTAAAGAAAAGAATTGGAAACCAAGCTGAAATTGTTTACGCAAGAGGGTACGTAGGAGATCCTACGAGTAACTATAATGGAGTTGTAGCAAAAGTAAGCTTAGAAGAAAAACGTCCGCAGGCTGAATTAACTGCAGAAGCTTTAAAAATTGCCAAAGATGCTGATATCGTTCTTTTCATTGGAGGTTTGAACAAAAGTCCAAATCAGGATGACGAAGGTCACGATCGTAAAGAATTAAACCTGCCTTATGGTCAAGATAAATTAATCAGCGAATTAGCAAAGGTTAACAAAAATATTGTCTTTATAAATATCTCTGGAAATGCTGTTGCAATGCCTTGGATTAAAGAAGTTCCAGGAGTTGTTCAAGGATGGTTTTTAGGAACTGAAGCTGGAAACGCTTTAGCAAATGTTTTAGTTGGAGATGTGAATCCTTCTGGAAAATTATCTTTCACTTTCCCAGTAAAATTAAACGATAACGGAGCTCACGCTTTAGGAGAATTTCCAGGTGGAGATGACGTAAAATACAACGAAGGAATTTTTGTTGGATACCGTTGGGCAGACAAAAACAAAATCAAACCATTATTTCCATTTGGTCACGGTTTAAGCTACACGACTTTTGCTTATGGAAAAGTAACGGCTGATAAAAAACAAATAACAGCGGGAGATAAAATTACATTCTCAGTTTCTGTTAAAAATACAGGAAGCCGTGACGGATCAGAAGTTGTTCAGTTGTATATCAGTGATTTAAAATCTTCATTGCCACGTCCGATAAAAGAATTAAAAGGTTTCGAAAAAGTAGCTCTTAAAGCAGGAGAAGAAAAAACAGTAACCTTTACAATCGATAAAACAGCTTTAAGTTTCTTCGATGACAAAAAACACGACTGGGTTGCTGAACCGGGAGCTTTTGAAGCAGTAATCGGAGCATCTTCTGCAGACATAAAATCTAAAGTGGAATTCTCACTTCAATAA